In one Pseudomonas sp. 31-12 genomic region, the following are encoded:
- a CDS encoding PepSY domain-containing protein, which produces MKEGFRQAMAWLHTWAGLTFGWLLFAIFLTGTLAYFKDEISHWMQPEIPARSVTAETSLTLAQHYLQQHALGASRWLIDLPSAREPGLSVRWQQSPPNPGERGRFTEKLLDPQTGAEVQGRETMGGDFFYRFHFQLQMPYPWGRWLSTIAAMVMFIGLITGIITHKKIFKDFFTFRPRKGQRSWLDGHNAVGVLVLPFHLMITYSSLVIFMSMVMPASILASYKGDVRAFFDDVFPASSTPELAGKPGQLAPMAPLLERAREQWAGGRVERLTVNNPGDANASVVLVRDGADRVVHDAGSAVTFNGVTGQQLSATPQQPMPMAIAGSFYGLHMGHFASPVLRWLYFIFGLASTALIGTGLVVWLGKRQLKHAKSAVMPFELRLVEVLNIASMSGLVVAVAAFFWANRLLPVEMATRSDWEVNSFFIVWGFSVIHAVIRRGRTAWVEQLALAAVLFCGVPLLNALTTPYHLGVTLAEGDWTLAGFDLTCLGSGLFLAWAAWKMQRVGQTVRIAKERARPITLEQKVN; this is translated from the coding sequence ATGAAAGAAGGATTTCGTCAGGCGATGGCCTGGTTGCACACCTGGGCCGGGTTGACCTTCGGCTGGTTGCTGTTCGCGATTTTCCTGACCGGTACGCTCGCCTATTTCAAGGACGAGATCAGCCACTGGATGCAGCCCGAAATACCGGCGCGTTCGGTCACTGCCGAAACCAGTTTGACGCTGGCGCAACACTATCTGCAGCAGCACGCCCTGGGCGCCTCACGCTGGCTCATCGATTTGCCGAGTGCCCGAGAGCCTGGCCTGTCGGTGCGCTGGCAGCAGTCGCCGCCCAATCCAGGCGAGCGCGGCCGTTTCACTGAAAAACTGCTCGACCCGCAAACCGGCGCCGAAGTGCAGGGCCGCGAGACGATGGGCGGCGACTTCTTTTATCGCTTCCACTTCCAGTTGCAAATGCCTTATCCGTGGGGCCGCTGGTTGTCGACCATCGCGGCCATGGTGATGTTCATCGGCCTGATCACCGGGATCATCACCCACAAGAAAATCTTCAAGGACTTTTTCACCTTCCGCCCGCGCAAAGGCCAGCGCTCATGGCTGGACGGGCACAACGCCGTGGGCGTTCTGGTGCTGCCGTTTCACCTGATGATCACCTACAGCAGCCTGGTGATTTTCATGTCGATGGTGATGCCGGCGAGCATTCTGGCCTCGTACAAAGGGGATGTCCGGGCGTTTTTCGACGATGTGTTTCCAGCCTCCAGTACACCGGAACTGGCGGGAAAACCGGGGCAGTTGGCCCCCATGGCGCCACTGTTGGAACGGGCACGCGAGCAATGGGCGGGCGGTCGTGTGGAGCGCTTGACGGTGAACAATCCTGGGGATGCAAACGCCTCGGTGGTGCTGGTGCGTGACGGCGCGGATCGGGTGGTGCATGACGCGGGCAGCGCGGTGACGTTCAACGGCGTGACCGGGCAACAACTCAGCGCCACACCACAGCAACCGATGCCGATGGCGATTGCCGGCAGTTTTTATGGTTTGCACATGGGCCATTTTGCGAGCCCGGTGTTGCGCTGGTTGTACTTTATTTTCGGTCTGGCGAGCACCGCATTGATCGGCACCGGGCTGGTGGTCTGGCTCGGCAAGCGCCAGCTCAAGCATGCGAAAAGCGCCGTGATGCCCTTCGAACTGCGGTTGGTGGAAGTGCTGAACATCGCCAGCATGTCCGGGCTGGTGGTCGCAGTGGCGGCGTTCTTCTGGGCCAATCGGTTGCTGCCGGTTGAGATGGCCACTCGGTCGGATTGGGAAGTGAACAGCTTCTTCATCGTCTGGGGCTTTAGCGTGATTCACGCGGTGATCCGCCGTGGTCGCACGGCGTGGGTCGAACAATTGGCGTTGGCCGCGGTGCTGTTCTGCGGCGTGCCGCTATTGAACGCGCTGACCACGCCGTACCACTTGGGTGTGACGCTGGCTGAAGGCGACTGGACGCTCGCCGGGTTCGATCTGACGTGCCTGGGCAGTGGCCTGTTCCTGGCCTGGGCTGCCTGGAAAATGCAGCGTGTCGGGCAGACCGTTCGCATTGCCAAAGAACGCGCCCGACCGATCACGCTTGAGCAGAAGGTGAACTGA
- a CDS encoding AraC family transcriptional regulator, translating to MPALETLQVFQALNRSPNARLEHSAELGDGMAAALWSNHHDAQDYEAPSHHTLSCYIAGGTGTFRRDQPGTKGGPDKLCILPAEHQSGWVINGDIRLAHVYFSPEQFALGCVTLLDREPRELQLREATFLDDPAQARRFRQMLTLNWDEPGERLLTSSLAHEMLSHVLLGQVGMREGLRLKGGLAAHQRRQLVEFIDNQLAEAISLGQLAALCALSEYHFARMFRESFGLPPHQYVLARRLSRAQELLRSTSQPLGEIALACGFASASHFTNRFRQVLGGTPGEYRQAFLR from the coding sequence ATGCCCGCACTGGAAACCCTGCAAGTCTTTCAAGCCCTCAACCGCTCGCCCAATGCTCGCCTCGAGCACAGCGCCGAGCTCGGTGACGGCATGGCTGCAGCCTTGTGGAGCAACCATCACGATGCCCAGGACTATGAGGCGCCAAGCCACCACACCTTGTCCTGCTACATCGCCGGCGGCACCGGCACTTTCCGTCGCGACCAGCCCGGCACCAAGGGCGGCCCGGACAAGCTGTGCATCCTGCCGGCCGAGCATCAGTCAGGCTGGGTAATCAACGGCGACATTCGCCTGGCCCACGTGTATTTCAGCCCCGAGCAATTCGCCCTCGGCTGCGTCACGCTGCTGGACCGCGAGCCGCGCGAACTGCAATTGCGCGAAGCGACTTTTCTTGATGACCCGGCACAAGCCCGGCGCTTTCGGCAGATGCTCACGCTCAACTGGGACGAACCCGGCGAGCGCTTGCTCACCAGCAGCCTCGCTCACGAAATGCTCAGCCACGTGTTGCTCGGCCAGGTCGGGATGCGTGAGGGCTTGCGGCTCAAGGGTGGACTGGCGGCGCATCAGCGGCGGCAGTTGGTGGAGTTCATCGACAATCAATTGGCCGAGGCGATCAGCCTGGGTCAATTGGCGGCGCTGTGTGCGCTGTCGGAATATCATTTCGCGCGGATGTTCCGGGAGAGCTTTGGCTTGCCGCCGCATCAGTATGTGTTGGCGCGGCGATTGAGTCGGGCGCAGGAGTTGTTGCGTTCGACTTCGCAGCCTCTGGGGGAGATTGCATTGGCGTGCGGGTTTGCCAGTGCAAGTCATTTCACCAATCGGTTTCGGCAGGTTTTGGGTGGGACGCCTGGGGAATATCGTCAGGCGTTTTTGCGTTAG
- a CDS encoding RNA polymerase sigma factor, with the protein MMITNPPESHDEEHRGARAHFLQVFLSQRSQMEALVSRRVGCRATAADLVQDLFLRFWRRPLVQVEELSTYLLRCAGNIAIDHLRSEGTRVRVNEGWMPDQPDSQGSEPQAALEAGNDLRHVEAALRALPERTRQIFLLNRIHGRKYAEIAKAMGLSQSAVEKHMMRALDACKASLQEPPTRTPRKAP; encoded by the coding sequence ATGATGATCACCAATCCACCTGAATCACACGATGAAGAGCATCGCGGTGCCCGTGCGCATTTTCTTCAGGTGTTCCTGTCCCAGCGTTCGCAGATGGAAGCGCTGGTGAGTCGGCGTGTCGGCTGCCGAGCGACCGCCGCCGACCTGGTCCAGGATTTGTTCCTGCGGTTCTGGCGGCGGCCGCTGGTGCAGGTCGAGGAGCTCAGCACTTACCTGTTGCGTTGCGCCGGCAACATCGCCATCGACCATTTGCGCAGCGAAGGCACGCGGGTTCGGGTCAACGAAGGCTGGATGCCGGATCAACCGGACAGCCAGGGCAGCGAACCACAAGCGGCACTGGAGGCGGGCAACGATCTGCGTCACGTCGAAGCGGCGTTGCGCGCGTTGCCGGAGCGCACCCGGCAAATCTTTCTGCTCAACCGCATCCACGGGCGCAAATACGCCGAGATCGCCAAGGCCATGGGCCTGTCCCAAAGCGCCGTGGAAAAACATATGATGCGCGCCCTCGATGCCTGCAAGGCCAGCCTGCAGGAACCGCCAACGCGCACGCCAAGGAAAGCACCGTGA
- a CDS encoding DUF3649 domain-containing protein: MKGKISTLPVSYRLAVTSRVLAAVLGGYIVAALASVSLSLWLPMARAEAVVTGMMISFLVYLVAVLWCFACRSAWQAWFGLIVPGLVLTAVSGLAYWMGHA; encoded by the coding sequence ATGAAAGGCAAAATCAGCACGCTTCCCGTTTCCTATCGATTGGCCGTCACTTCGCGAGTGCTGGCTGCGGTGTTGGGCGGCTATATCGTCGCGGCGCTGGCCAGTGTCAGCCTTAGTTTGTGGTTGCCGATGGCCCGCGCCGAAGCGGTGGTGACCGGGATGATGATCTCGTTTCTGGTCTATCTGGTCGCGGTGCTCTGGTGTTTTGCCTGTCGCAGCGCGTGGCAGGCCTGGTTCGGGTTGATCGTTCCGGGTCTGGTGCTGACAGCTGTTTCAGGGTTGGCGTACTGGATGGGCCACGCATGA
- a CDS encoding FecR family protein → MNQLDRVIPTPAQEQAALAWLSLLHDQPSGGDQLTFSRWLQADPAHAEAYAQAQVLWELSEEPARTLADEDAFALQGYLSAMNRSRRTRVRRWTGALAMAACLVLMIGLGAGWQPTRWIDDLGADYVSAPGEIRTVTLADQSQVTLDADSAIAVDFSRGERHVQLRRGAGFFSVTHTGDPFVVDAEKGQARVLGTQFEVRLQPHGAQVTVLSGRVGVTADKHAEQQVLSAGQQVAYGEGSAEKLHAVDSEAQLAWRQGWLNYYKVTLAEVVQDLGRYYPGRIVLLNDELAARRVSGSFPSKDPQAVLSSLQGVLGFEQTSVLGHLIILR, encoded by the coding sequence GTGAATCAGCTTGACCGCGTCATCCCGACGCCCGCTCAGGAGCAGGCCGCGCTTGCCTGGCTGAGCCTGCTGCACGACCAGCCCAGCGGCGGCGATCAACTCACGTTCAGCCGCTGGCTGCAGGCTGATCCCGCCCACGCCGAGGCTTACGCCCAGGCGCAAGTGCTGTGGGAATTGAGCGAAGAGCCGGCGCGAACCTTGGCCGACGAAGACGCGTTCGCCTTGCAGGGTTACCTCAGTGCCATGAACCGGTCCCGCCGCACCCGTGTGCGGCGCTGGACTGGCGCGCTGGCCATGGCCGCGTGCCTGGTGTTGATGATCGGCCTTGGCGCAGGTTGGCAGCCGACGCGCTGGATCGATGATCTGGGGGCGGACTACGTGTCTGCACCGGGGGAAATTCGCACCGTGACGCTGGCCGATCAGTCGCAAGTCACGCTGGATGCCGACAGCGCCATCGCCGTGGATTTCAGTCGCGGTGAGCGCCACGTCCAGCTGCGTCGCGGTGCCGGATTTTTCAGCGTGACCCACACGGGCGATCCGTTTGTGGTGGACGCTGAAAAGGGCCAGGCGCGGGTGCTGGGCACGCAGTTTGAAGTGCGCCTGCAACCCCATGGCGCGCAGGTCACGGTGCTGTCCGGGCGGGTCGGTGTGACCGCGGACAAGCACGCCGAGCAGCAGGTTCTGAGCGCTGGCCAGCAAGTGGCGTATGGCGAAGGCTCGGCGGAAAAACTGCATGCCGTCGACAGTGAAGCGCAGTTGGCGTGGCGTCAGGGCTGGCTCAATTACTACAAGGTCACCCTGGCCGAGGTGGTGCAGGATTTGGGGCGGTATTACCCGGGGCGGATTGTGTTGCTCAATGATGAACTGGCGGCGCGGCGGGTGAGTGGCAGTTTCCCCAGCAAGGATCCGCAGGCGGTGTTGAGTTCGTTGCAAGGTGTGTTGGGGTTTGAGCAGACCAGCGTTTTGGGGCACCTGATTATTTTGCGGTGA
- a CDS encoding DUF3325 domain-containing protein produces the protein MLLALLLCYGGFTALCLSMDRHHVDLLGRKSSAQRRKAFKLSGWLLLTVSLWAAVSQTGWGLGLVEWFAVLMLSALLLVWLMPYRPRLALALAGLSLLASPVAVFAQ, from the coding sequence ATGTTGCTGGCCTTGCTGCTGTGCTACGGCGGATTCACCGCGCTGTGTTTATCGATGGATCGGCATCACGTCGACCTGCTGGGGCGCAAGTCGTCGGCCCAGCGGCGTAAAGCATTCAAGCTGAGCGGCTGGTTGCTGCTGACGGTTTCCTTATGGGCGGCGGTGTCGCAAACCGGTTGGGGCCTCGGGTTGGTGGAGTGGTTCGCGGTGTTGATGCTCAGCGCCTTGCTGCTGGTGTGGTTGATGCCGTATCGCCCGCGCCTGGCCCTGGCGTTGGCCGGGTTGAGCCTGCTCGCCAGCCCCGTCGCCGTGTTTGCGCAATGA
- a CDS encoding sigma-70 family RNA polymerase sigma factor, with protein sequence MQPANPVEILYHAHHNWLTGWLRRRLGCPDSAADLAQDTFIRVLTARETPQIIEPRAFLTTIAKRVLFNHYRRHDLERAYAEALAQMPEVYAPSEEERAIILQTLMELDQLLDGLPRLVKRAFLLAQVDGLTYPQIAAELGISIATVKRHLSKAAMRCYFAL encoded by the coding sequence TTGCAGCCCGCCAATCCCGTCGAAATCCTCTATCACGCCCACCACAACTGGCTCACCGGTTGGTTGCGGCGCAGGCTTGGCTGCCCGGACAGTGCGGCGGATCTGGCTCAGGACACGTTCATTCGCGTGCTGACCGCCCGGGAAACACCGCAGATCATCGAGCCGCGAGCATTCCTGACCACGATCGCCAAACGCGTGCTGTTCAACCATTACCGTCGCCATGATCTGGAACGCGCCTACGCCGAAGCACTCGCACAAATGCCTGAGGTGTACGCGCCGTCCGAAGAAGAACGGGCGATCATCCTGCAAACCCTGATGGAGCTGGATCAGTTGCTGGACGGTTTGCCGCGTCTGGTCAAACGCGCCTTTCTGCTGGCGCAGGTCGATGGCCTGACTTATCCACAGATCGCGGCGGAACTGGGCATTTCCATTGCCACGGTCAAACGCCACTTGAGTAAAGCAGCCATGCGCTGCTATTTCGCGCTATGA
- a CDS encoding FecR domain-containing protein, with protein MNGTPDFSSQVAEQAVHWLMEMQQDPLNPRQQQAWQQWHDGHSEHQRAWEHIQRVNQRLRGLSSPLAHAALNAPKSGSRRQALKLLLILGAGSAVTWGMREHNVLPPLLADYRSPIGQRRKVALGAGNQLQLNTASSADVRVEGPQRLIRLLEGELLLTATQAFQVQTAQGVLTTQGGRLNVRQFADHTQVAVFEGRVELMPNDGAPLVLPAARQLGFGPRGVGKPLPLEANSGAWADGMLVAAHMRLGDFLDELGRYRRGQLNCDAKVADLLISGTYPLADSERILDLLEISLPVKVKRFTRYWVTVEAKV; from the coding sequence ATGAACGGTACTCCGGACTTTTCTTCCCAAGTCGCCGAACAGGCCGTGCACTGGTTGATGGAAATGCAGCAAGACCCGCTGAACCCGCGCCAGCAACAGGCCTGGCAGCAATGGCACGATGGGCACAGCGAGCATCAACGGGCGTGGGAACATATCCAGCGGGTCAATCAGCGTCTTCGCGGTTTGTCTTCGCCGCTGGCCCACGCGGCGCTCAATGCGCCGAAGTCCGGCAGCCGACGTCAGGCGTTGAAACTGCTGCTGATTCTCGGCGCAGGTTCCGCGGTCACCTGGGGCATGCGCGAACACAACGTGCTGCCGCCGTTGCTCGCTGATTACCGCAGCCCCATCGGCCAGCGGCGCAAGGTGGCGCTCGGCGCAGGCAATCAGTTGCAGCTCAACACCGCGAGTTCGGCGGATGTGCGGGTGGAGGGCCCGCAACGGCTGATTCGTTTGCTGGAGGGCGAACTGCTCTTGACCGCGACCCAGGCGTTTCAGGTGCAGACCGCGCAGGGCGTGTTGACCACGCAAGGTGGACGATTGAACGTGCGGCAGTTTGCTGATCACACCCAGGTGGCGGTGTTCGAGGGCAGAGTCGAGTTGATGCCGAACGATGGCGCCCCACTGGTTTTACCTGCCGCCCGGCAATTGGGTTTCGGCCCGCGCGGCGTGGGTAAACCGCTGCCGCTGGAGGCCAACAGCGGCGCCTGGGCCGACGGCATGCTGGTGGCCGCCCACATGCGCCTCGGGGATTTTCTCGACGAGCTCGGCCGCTATCGTCGCGGGCAGTTGAATTGCGATGCGAAGGTGGCGGATCTGTTGATTTCCGGGACGTATCCGCTGGCCGACAGCGAACGGATTCTGGATCTGCTGGAAATCAGCTTGCCGGTGAAAGTGAAGCGCTTTACCCGGTATTGGGTGACCGTCGAAGCGAAGGTGTAA
- the fecA gene encoding TonB-dependent Fe(3+) dicitrate receptor FecA, which translates to MHPTRLTPLARTVRHLLLGASLSFGALPLAFAADAKPYHIAPSSLESALNQFGREAGVLITFGSQVTSGVQSRGLEGNFTPSQGLDALLEGTGLQARAEGDNAFSLQPVGDTALELDTSKVVGDWLGDAAQINVFEHPGARDVIRREEFERQGATQAKDVLNRIPGVNAPDNNGTGSHDMALNFGIRGLNPRLASRSTVLMDGIPVPFAPYGQPQLSFAPVSIGNMDAVDVVRGGGAVRYGPQNVGGVVNFVTRAIPDEPTVKGGFQTETSPSSSHDGFKTTGNLLAGGTADNGLGGALLYSGTRGGDWRERSDTEIDDLILKGKYQLDDANSFNAMAQYYEGKADMPGGLNVADYDADPYQSTRPKDQFWGRRTMFNFGYRYQEDRREFTANTFFTKTLRSGYLDQGTFLSLSPREYWVRGLETRFAQGFDLGPTSHEVGIGYRYINEAGHELRYREPIANNTYPTTNSRNDRDTRGGTEANAFFLDDRIDIGKWTLTPGIRYEMIDSQQTNNLTNVKYKGDYNTALPALNVLYHVTDSWNLYANTEGSFGSVQYSQMPNRVTSGEVKPEKARTWELGTRYDNGALRAEIGAFLINFDNQYESNQTNDSVIARGETRHQGIESSINYSLDDLSPSLAGFDVYATYAYVDATIREDGPNKGNRVPFSSKHKGTLGVGYTEGAWKLNLDSSYQSDQFADNANTPAESADGSTGKIPGYMLFSSRAAYDFGPKLSDLNVAVGVKNIFNHQYFTRSFDDNNKGKYVGEPRTVYVQTSVAF; encoded by the coding sequence ATGCACCCCACCCGCCTCACTCCGCTGGCCCGAACCGTGCGCCACCTCTTGCTCGGCGCCAGCTTGAGCTTCGGCGCGCTGCCGCTCGCGTTCGCCGCCGATGCCAAGCCGTACCACATCGCACCGTCCTCGCTCGAAAGCGCACTCAACCAGTTCGGCCGTGAAGCCGGCGTGTTGATTACCTTCGGTTCGCAAGTCACTAGCGGTGTGCAGAGTCGTGGACTGGAAGGCAACTTCACCCCGTCGCAGGGCCTGGACGCATTGCTCGAAGGCACCGGCCTGCAAGCGCGTGCCGAGGGCGACAATGCCTTCAGCCTGCAACCGGTGGGCGACACTGCGCTGGAGCTGGACACCTCGAAAGTGGTCGGCGACTGGCTCGGTGACGCCGCGCAAATCAACGTCTTCGAGCATCCTGGCGCACGTGATGTGATCCGCCGCGAGGAGTTCGAGCGCCAGGGCGCGACCCAGGCCAAGGACGTGCTCAACCGCATCCCCGGCGTGAACGCGCCGGACAACAACGGCACCGGCAGCCATGACATGGCGCTGAACTTCGGCATTCGTGGGCTCAATCCGCGCCTGGCTTCACGCTCGACTGTATTGATGGACGGCATCCCGGTGCCCTTCGCACCTTATGGCCAGCCGCAGTTGTCTTTCGCGCCAGTGAGCATCGGCAACATGGACGCGGTGGACGTGGTGCGCGGCGGCGGCGCGGTGCGTTACGGCCCGCAGAACGTCGGCGGCGTGGTCAACTTCGTGACCCGCGCGATTCCCGATGAACCAACGGTGAAAGGGGGCTTCCAGACCGAAACCAGCCCGTCCTCCAGCCACGACGGCTTCAAAACCACCGGCAACTTGCTGGCCGGCGGCACCGCCGACAACGGCTTGGGCGGCGCGCTGTTGTATTCCGGCACCCGCGGTGGCGACTGGCGTGAACGCAGCGATACCGAAATCGACGACCTGATCCTCAAGGGCAAATACCAGCTCGATGACGCCAACAGTTTCAACGCGATGGCTCAGTATTACGAAGGCAAGGCCGACATGCCCGGCGGCTTGAACGTCGCCGATTACGATGCCGACCCGTACCAGTCGACCCGCCCGAAAGACCAGTTCTGGGGCCGCCGGACGATGTTCAACTTCGGCTATCGCTATCAGGAAGACCGTCGCGAATTCACCGCCAACACCTTCTTCACCAAAACCCTGCGCAGTGGTTATCTGGATCAGGGCACGTTCCTGTCGCTGTCCCCGCGCGAGTATTGGGTACGCGGCCTGGAAACCCGTTTCGCCCAAGGCTTTGACCTCGGCCCGACCAGCCATGAAGTCGGTATCGGCTATCGCTACATCAACGAAGCCGGCCACGAACTGCGTTACCGCGAGCCGATTGCCAACAATACCTACCCGACCACTAACAGCCGCAATGATCGCGACACCCGGGGGGGCACCGAGGCCAACGCGTTCTTCCTTGATGACCGGATCGACATCGGCAAGTGGACACTCACGCCGGGCATTCGCTACGAGATGATCGATTCGCAGCAGACCAACAACCTGACCAACGTGAAATACAAAGGCGATTACAACACCGCGCTGCCGGCGCTGAACGTGCTCTATCACGTGACGGACTCCTGGAATCTCTACGCCAATACCGAAGGCTCGTTCGGCAGCGTGCAATACAGCCAGATGCCTAACCGGGTGACCAGCGGCGAAGTCAAACCGGAAAAGGCGCGGACCTGGGAACTGGGCACCCGTTACGACAACGGTGCGTTGAGAGCGGAAATCGGCGCGTTCCTGATCAACTTCGACAATCAGTACGAAAGTAATCAGACCAATGACTCGGTGATCGCCCGCGGCGAGACGCGTCATCAAGGGATCGAAAGCAGCATCAACTATTCGCTGGATGATTTGAGCCCGTCACTGGCCGGCTTCGATGTGTACGCCACTTACGCCTATGTGGACGCGACCATCCGCGAAGACGGACCGAACAAGGGCAATCGTGTGCCGTTCTCTTCGAAACACAAAGGCACCCTTGGCGTGGGTTACACCGAAGGCGCGTGGAAGCTGAATCTGGACAGCAGCTATCAGAGCGACCAGTTTGCCGACAACGCCAACACTCCGGCAGAAAGCGCTGACGGCAGCACGGGCAAGATTCCC
- a CDS encoding TonB-dependent receptor, which translates to MKSRAKSGSVKQWLGASALCISALALLPSSVASAAEAANTQPLTQFSFAIAAKPLPQALSDFSRVTGISVVYTDEAPYGLTAPAVNGQLNAEQALQRLLGGSGFTFRRSDAHTLVLEPLPTAGTLNLGTTTINSVADQTMSYQPPPTSSVMRSSALLQEIPQTVNVIPAQVIRDQAPRNLDDALANVSGITQGNTLASTQDSVMTRGFGDNRNGSIMRDGMPIVQGRGMNATVDRVEVLKGPASLLYGIQDPGGVVNMVSKKPELEQYNALTLRGSTYGDGKNGSGGGLDSTGALGDSGFAYRMVLDHEDEDYWRNFGTHRETLVAPSLAWFGESTKLLFSYEHREFLTPFDRGTVIDPRTNHPLDISRNERLDEPFNNMEGRSDLYHFEADHELNDNWNAHFGYSWNRETYDASQVRVTAIDTRRGTLTRSMDGTQNAISTDRFTTASLEGKVNALGMQHDLVFGVDDEYRKIYREDLIRQRSLSTFSYVNPVYGREVAGTTVSPADSAQTDELRSDSIFLQDSIHLTDQWIFVAGARFQEYDQYAGKGVPFQANTDSNGQKWVPRAGLVYRFTDELSFYGSYTESFKPNSTIAPLSGSSTVLDGSVAPEEAKSWELGAKLDMPGRVTGNVALFDIKKRNVLVANSEGPVTIYSAAGEVRSRGLEVDLTGQLSDRWSMIGSYAYTDAEVTEDPVYKGKKLQNVAKNSGSLSAVYDFGTIVGGDQLRVGAGARYVGERAGNAVNDFDLPSYTVADAFATYDTKVEGQKVKFQLNVKNLFDRTYYTSAASRFFVSMGDSRQISLSSTLEF; encoded by the coding sequence ATGAAGTCCAGGGCAAAATCGGGTTCGGTCAAACAGTGGTTGGGTGCTTCTGCACTGTGTATCTCGGCGTTGGCCTTGCTGCCATCGAGCGTCGCATCCGCCGCTGAGGCGGCCAACACGCAGCCGCTTACGCAGTTCAGTTTTGCTATCGCTGCCAAGCCGCTGCCCCAGGCCTTGAGCGACTTCAGCAGGGTCACTGGCATCAGCGTGGTCTACACCGATGAAGCGCCGTACGGTCTCACCGCCCCGGCGGTCAATGGCCAGTTGAACGCCGAGCAGGCCCTGCAGCGTTTGCTCGGCGGTTCGGGTTTCACCTTCCGCCGTAGCGACGCCCACACCCTGGTGCTTGAACCGCTGCCCACCGCCGGCACGTTGAATCTGGGCACCACCACCATCAACTCGGTGGCCGATCAAACCATGAGCTATCAGCCGCCGCCCACCAGTTCGGTGATGCGCTCGTCGGCCTTGCTCCAGGAAATCCCGCAGACCGTCAACGTCATCCCGGCCCAGGTGATTCGCGATCAGGCACCGCGCAATCTGGATGACGCGCTGGCCAACGTCAGCGGCATCACTCAGGGCAACACGCTGGCGAGCACCCAGGATTCGGTGATGACCCGCGGCTTCGGCGACAACCGCAACGGCTCGATCATGCGCGACGGCATGCCGATCGTGCAGGGCCGAGGCATGAACGCGACCGTGGACCGGGTCGAAGTGCTCAAGGGCCCGGCCTCGCTGCTGTACGGTATTCAGGACCCGGGCGGCGTGGTCAACATGGTCAGCAAGAAACCCGAACTGGAGCAATACAACGCCCTGACGCTGCGCGGTTCGACCTACGGCGACGGTAAAAACGGCAGCGGCGGCGGCCTCGACAGCACCGGCGCCCTTGGTGATTCCGGTTTCGCTTACCGCATGGTGCTGGACCACGAAGACGAAGATTACTGGCGCAACTTCGGCACTCACCGCGAGACGCTGGTGGCGCCGTCGCTGGCTTGGTTCGGCGAAAGCACCAAGCTGTTGTTCTCCTACGAACACCGCGAGTTCCTGACCCCGTTCGACCGCGGCACGGTCATCGACCCGCGCACCAATCACCCGTTGGACATCTCGCGCAATGAGCGCTTGGACGAGCCGTTCAACAACATGGAAGGCCGCTCGGACCTGTACCACTTCGAGGCTGATCACGAGCTCAACGACAACTGGAACGCCCACTTCGGCTACAGCTGGAACCGTGAAACCTACGACGCCAGCCAAGTGCGCGTCACCGCCATCGACACCCGACGCGGCACGCTGACCCGCAGCATGGACGGCACCCAGAACGCGATCAGCACCGACCGTTTCACCACCGCCAGCCTTGAAGGCAAGGTGAACGCGCTGGGCATGCAGCATGACCTGGTGTTCGGCGTCGATGACGAATACCGCAAGATCTACCGCGAAGACCTGATCCGCCAGAGAAGCCTGAGCACCTTCAGCTACGTCAACCCGGTCTATGGCCGCGAGGTCGCCGGCACCACGGTCAGCCCGGCGGACAGCGCGCAGACCGATGAGCTGCGCAGCGATTCGATCTTCCTGCAGGACTCGATCCACCTCACCGATCAATGGATTTTCGTCGCGGGCGCACGCTTTCAGGAATACGACCAGTACGCCGGCAAAGGCGTGCCGTTCCAGGCCAACACCGACAGCAACGGCCAAAAGTGGGTACCGCGCGCCGGTCTGGTCTATCGCTTCACCGATGAACTGTCGTTCTACGGCAGCTACACCGAATCGTTCAAACCCAACTCGACCATCGCGCCATTGAGCGGCAGCAGCACCGTGCTCGACGGCAGCGTGGCGCCGGAAGAGGCCAAGTCCTGGGAACTCGGCGCCAAGCTCGACATGCCGGGCCGCGTGACCGGTAACGTCGCGCTGTTCGACATCAAGAAACGCAACGTGCTGGTGGCCAACTCCGAAGGTCCGGTGACGATCTACAGCGCCGCCGGCGAAGTGCGCTCCCGTGGTCTGGAAGTGGACTTGACCGGCCAGCTCAGCGATCGCTGGAGCATGATCGGCAGCTATGCCTACACCGACGCCGAAGTCACCGAAGACCCGGTTTACAAGGGCAAAAAACTGCAAAACGTCGCGAAGAACAGTGGCTCGTTGTCGGCGGTCTATGACTTCGGGACCATTGTCGGCGGCGATCAATTGCGGGTCGGTGCAGGCGCGCGGTATGTCGGCGAGCGGGCGGGTAATGCCGTCAACGATTTCGACCTGCCGAGCTACACCGTGGCCGATGCCTTCGCGACCTACGACACCAAGGTTGAAGGGCAGAAGGTCAAGTTTCAGCTCAACGTGAAGAACCTGTTTGACCGCACGTACTACACCTCGGCGGCGAGCCGGTTCTTTGTGTCGATGGGGGATTCGCGTCAGATTTCACTGTCCAGCACGTTGGAGTTCTGA